A window of Solanum stenotomum isolate F172 chromosome 9, ASM1918654v1, whole genome shotgun sequence genomic DNA:
CAGCATCTATAGTACAGTTCTTGAATTTGTTAAGAACACCAACAACTATTTAACCAAAAGAACTTCAACAAGTACATCAATGACGCTCCAAAATTCCAAATACTAAGACTGAATATCCACTTACTTTCCTTCCATCTCCATTTGTGTACCAATGACCTGCAGATTTGCCAGCTGCCTGCACCCTTCTCCTGCCAGCATCTTTTGGAATACCAGCAGAGCTCTTAGGGTTCACCCATCTCTCGGATCCTTGTGATTCTTCCACGTTATTTGGTTGTTTCACATTCTTTCTGCTCTTTCTAGAGTTTGTTGCATCAGCAGATTTCTGAGCAGTCCTTTTAGAGCCTCCTTCATGACAAAATTGACCCCTGAAGACAACATGCACATAGACCTTTGGAATAAATCatataattcatgaaaaaaaagaCTAACAGAGAAGCAAGAAGCAAATCTATTACATGTAATCTATAACTGATGCATCATCTTGGTTTTCTCCAGGAATATTGTAAGCACCCAAGGGAAAAAAGTTAGGCAAACGATCACGAACTAGCTTTTGGATTCTTGGATCTTTATGGAAAAAGTAGCAGTGAGCAGGGAGAAGAGGGCCCTGAGGTTGCATGTTACTTTCAGTTAAACCACTCTTAGTAGTCTGAGTTCTTTTTCCATCTTTTACCGATTTGAAATATTCCACACAAACCTCATCGAGAGCAGGTGTATGAAAATTAAAAGTCGTATCTGAACAGAAGTCCTCCCACAGATCTTTAGTCTTTAACGTTCCAGTAGAAGGTCCTGTTTTTCTCTGGCAACTTAAATCTGCATTACTATGCTGTCGATTACCGCTCAAAGGAGAATCCACATGATCTGATTCTCTTTCCACAAATTCACTTTTGGAAGGCTCATCAGAATCAGAGTCAATCAACTGGAACCTTCTCAATGGACTAATAGTTAGCTCTGGGAAGACCAAATTACTAGGGTTAGGTTCCATACTCTGGTGAATGGAAGAAACATTTGAAGCCTCTTTCTTCCTTCCTGTACATCTGCTTACAGATTGCGAGGATAATACCCTTTGCCCCTGTAACGAGATTTTTGAACTGCTACACACGGAACTGTGATATTTTGGATGATCTGATGCAAACAATATTAAAATGCATGAGggttataaattaaaaaaaataaaattaaaataacaaacaacATAACATCTATCTGTGGTCTGATTTGTTGGTCTAAAAGAAAGATGGGAGATAAAAGTGTAGGGAAGTATCACCAAATTAAAAACACAATGAGAGAATGTGTAAAACCTTGAGGTTCCCCCAGATCTGACTTGTCAGACTAGACATAGTGATCTCGCTGACTACATAGTTTTACTGAAACATA
This region includes:
- the LOC125877713 gene encoding uncharacterized protein LOC125877713, with protein sequence MADFEPPSFSLGLDFDLDSEPQSTVLPKPSVSLRTINEVDDFEFPKLVTDPQVSDPPSSLKRLRRGTISKSEPAAQKLKLGETWCNVDDDIEDFSSQEDEPKDHPKYHSSVCSSSKISLQGQRVLSSQSVSRCTGRKKEASNVSSIHQSMEPNPSNLVFPELTISPLRRFQLIDSDSDEPSKSEFVERESDHVDSPLSGNRQHSNADLSCQRKTGPSTGTLKTKDLWEDFCSDTTFNFHTPALDEVCVEYFKSVKDGKRTQTTKSGLTESNMQPQGPLLPAHCYFFHKDPRIQKLVRDRLPNFFPLGAYNIPGENQDDASVIDYMGQFCHEGGSKRTAQKSADATNSRKSRKNVKQPNNVEESQGSERWVNPKSSAGIPKDAGRRRVQAAGKSAGHWYTNGDGRKVYVANNGQEFSGQSAYRCYRKESGGHNKSTKKTAGRKRKAVSKKK